Below is a genomic region from Schistocerca americana isolate TAMUIC-IGC-003095 chromosome 1, iqSchAmer2.1, whole genome shotgun sequence.
GGCAATCCACTCAGCAACAAAAACGGCTTTGAGCATGAAAATGAGGGCTTACAGTTCAAAGTAGCAGAAAGCAGCCATCCAGTATGGACCTGACATTGCAGACATCCCATAAATTTCAAGCTTTGTCCCTATTTTTATATGATAAACACTTATCAAACTTTAAATATGTTTTTCTCAAAACAATATTTTTCGACGTGGTTGTCGTAGCTCATGCTACAATTTTCTTACAGTTTTAATGATTTATGGTCTCCATTGAGGAAAAcgaattctcttcagttcatcaTAGTGGATTTTTTTTACACTGATATTTAGAATTTTTTTCAGCGAAAAAAGAGGGAGTCCAAACGTGGccattttttcaaatatctataacCCTTcacgaaaacattttttttttcttcaaatctctacaatgaactaaaattacatctgtaaggacCAGTGTGACATTAATTTCATGTTTCACATAACCACAACCAGAGTTACAGCGACAACTGTGAACctacctcctttcagagctgcctcgggaaaatcccaatcacaaagtgaagatattgactttttcagttaaaaaaaaaaaaaaacaacttcaatGCAAGCTTTATTTGTTGTAGCAAACccccatttgtctactacattccagtaagggaaaaaaaaatcctgaatttgagtCATATTTTTGTTTGTAACTTTTGTCATTCCTCCTTAAGAAACCAAAGTATTTATCTACAATGGGTGTGTACACGACTGAATGGCAGGTTTAGGATGACCAAGAAAGAGACTGCTTTCAAAACACCTTATAGTATCAATGTTTGAAATTATGGCATTTGGTCTGTGCAAACCAGAAAAAGTGAGAACCATAACAGATTTCTCCAACTTTTTGGAATATTTGTGAAGTGAGAGGATTCGGAAGTGGCCTTATCATAGATACTTCATAAAGGATTTCAGTTGGAGGGATTGGCCACTACAAGAATTATAGGAATGCTATATTTTGTTGGAGCAAGGAGCACGAAAGATGTTTCTGTATCTTTAAGGAGACACCAGTGGTAATTCTTGCTGATGAGAATGCTAAGATATAACTACTGTGATGCTAATGGTCATGAGACAGGTGTAGTTCCAGCACAAAATCAGGAATGCAGTGAAAGAGTTGTTATTAAACTGCTAAGTCTGAGAAGAATTACTCTACAATTGATAAAGAACATCTAGCCTTTCTTTGAGCAATTAGTACATTTCAACACTATTTATACAACAGACAATTCTCTGTTGTGCCTGACCAGCATTATTTATGCTAACTTACAGGCTTGAAGAATCCATCAGAAAGATTGGAAATGTGCACTGCGCTTCAGCAGTATATCATCACAATAGTACACAAAATTGGACATAAACAATAAGACACTGACTGCCTATCACAGACTCCATTCAAGGAATATTACAGTGCTGGTGAGCGATATCCAAGTCAACGTTGCACTAACAAAACATGCAGCTGAATAAAAAGAAATCAAGCATAACTGAAAACCACAGAGAAAGAACTTGTCAAAGGAGACTATAAACTAACAAATTGAAATTGTATAAAAGAAATTATAACCAATGGGAAAGAAATCATTGCGTGTCATTCCGTCTGATTTACGGCCAGGCATACTGAAGTATTTTGACGACAATCCAACATCAGGTCACCTGTGACTTTTGGAGACCCTTCATACAATCAGATGCATGGTATCATTGGTCAGGCCCCTACTGGTCTGTTAGATACTTTGTTGGAGATTTATGGATTTCTGCTCCTGAGCATAAGTTCGGCTATCAAAAATATATTAAGATGCTGGAGTTAGCAGTCATGTGTGccatgaggtatgcttgcttgtgcgTATGAATCATGTTTGCATCTCTTTtcctggtgaaggctgtggctgaaagcttatataagagtcttttaattgtgcctgtatgGAATTTACCGTGTCTTCTTTATGGTCAGTAGCAATCTGTGCTTTCCTACATTGTTGGTAttcttacctggagtttccattgtttcattttaacccactaaactgtcatcaaggctgtgCCAAAATCTAAATGTCTGAAAATTGCAATGTTTCTTGTAGAAGATATAATTTTGAGGCAATCACGCTACATATGTAATGATCTCTGTTGGTGGAAAAGTGTTTCAGTCAAGACTGGTGTCGGAAGTAATTTCGTCAGTAATGCCTAACACTGACCTACATGATACAACCCAGATCATCTACTGTGGACTTTTACATCTGTACAGAAGTTGGGCTACCAAAAATATATTAAAGTACTACTTTGACCTGTACCAAATCCTATGTCACTCATCCACTGTCACCCACTAAGTCAAAAATGGTGACCCTACATTGATAAGACGAAAGCACAGACGTCATCCATGTTCTTTTTATGAAGCACTATCATAGTCCTAAAATGCAAATCAACAATAAcagtttcccgtacaagaaacatGATAATCACTTTGACTCAATGAAATTAATTCAAATTGTAACTCCATTGTCACTGACCACGATGATATGACAACACTAGCAGCCGTGAGAATCAACCTATCAAATTGTATTAAAGATGACTAACTACACCCAGTTTTAGGGAGCCACTGTTGACTCCAAAGCAGCGCGTCACTGTTTTGTGAGGAGGGCGAGCTATGCGCATGTGCATCACCCATCGTGGTTTAGCAGTTATAGTCGCTGGCTGGTATAATTCACGAGTCTTGCCACAATTTATGATTCTATGTTTGTGATTTTTGTggaatattttattactttcttatTTATGGAATTTCCTAGAACCTTCTACGTACATGTAAAAAGGAGCACTCTTCATGGGGGCAGGCAGGTCAGCCATGTGCATACTTCGTATGTGTTCAACACACTTTTAATGAGAAGATATTGTTAGTTCTGTGGACTAGTCTGCTCTCTTAATTGGTACTTGATTTGGCATGTTGTATCAGAAAGGATAATGAACTGAGATGGCATCAGAAAGTGGATcagttaacaaaaaattaaaatcttcccACTTTGCACTTAGAAATCACTGAGTGTTTATATTTCTGACATTGCCAGAATGGAGGCCATCTAAAATATAATAAGCTCTGGAAAAATTCCAAACAGCCAACACCACTAGAAAAGTATTTAATTAGAAGATTGGTTTTGAAAGACTATGTTACCATCTTTGGACTTTCAACTTTACAATTCATATAGTCTCCACCATTTACGTTCATTGTATCGCGTCTATTGCAAATGTATGTGTAAGTATTGTGGAAGACACTGGATGTCGCCATGTGTTAATTaaaaaaactgtatatacaaaacaTAAGATTAATCTGCAGACTGCCAGTGTTCATGCCCATACCACAGCTGAATAAAGAATGGCAACATATTCCTACTGAAATAGGTCATTTAAATAAATACTTTACTAGTGACCTTGGCTATTTGGAGTTTtcatcagggtgtatacgcggacaaggaaaaaaatattcCCAGATTTTCCgattaaaaacacactttctcccaggtgaaaacacgCGTTTCCCGTGTTAAGCAatagtatattttcccttatcaatcccctgaatggttatggttttatacacgggtgtagaatttcctggcactttagaaaacgaaactcagggaaaaagacacgttttggaaatacctttgatgtgcagcaacatgtacgatgcgtattttcgtattacgaaaatatacattggaattccaccaaacacagcatgttactttctgaatcaAGATAGCGATGTgcatttgtaagccagtcatagctcatgtcacgcgatctcgccagccaatggcaGCGGATATTTAGAGCACAGTcggccaacagcaacatcactgttaaatagcacgaacacacaaacagggaaagttaatagtttaaattaatatacatagtgatgctacaataaaagcaaagctttcacatataatattggtctctaaggttaataagctgcaagagaagctaagttttCGCAcacaatgttgatcttttttgcgcgtgttacacttaagatatatcacacaaacgtgccagtaaaatttttactaATGAGATAAATTTCTGATCCTCAgggtttgaaattcttctaaatggctcgtcatcaaaaagctgatttttaaatgagagtcaaacgctctgtgaattaataaattcatggtacattctcgcgcatagttcaacttacataaaaaggatatttactttgaaagtaacgctttacaaaccaccattcgtaatattttcccacgacctgttagaaataggttcacttcagcagttgccagagagcacataTAACAGACAACACCGTGCTTGCGCAGCCATcatgatgtaggaagcccgtatgtacgtacgtgtaaaatattaaaagatcatacattatgtcataaaagaaacaagacatcagagcattggaatttcgtgaaccatgctAAAATGtgtacatttaaagtgcatacttaagtgcatattcgtatgtccagattcccaatgaactaTGTCTcgtcctgatattaagcttttcagtgtggttttcgggatgtaaattttcttggagcaccagtactgtattatatgatgtttggttctttattacggcaAAATTCTATatatgctagaagatgaaaatgtgcacctgaaatgcagtgaacagttgaaactagccagtactgtggaattaaatattgtgtttcaaatacattgactgcatcTGCGGAAAAAGtttataaaagtcaaatttctttagcaaaccgacaaaaataacttcattgttgtacaaggcaattaatgcttgactgtcagaaaagtggaaataaaataaaatccgaaactaatgacatattttagtcttccataattatatgaatacattttaattcacttgatagctcccggccacagatatccgttttgttttcattagaCGTGAGAGTAAACAAAGGGGGAAAACATCAAAATCACTAAATGTTAACACagatcacgtggagactacccactataactcagactgctctgcgcatcagccctggatctacgttATTTGcgaactgggtaaaaaaaaaacgaattttcaaATATATGTTCATCTTGTGGCGCATATCTTTCTGAAAAGCCTGAAACATAAAACACATGTGTTCGATGAAATGTTACGACATAATATTTGCTCTTAGGTGTGCCAAAGTGCACTGCCACGCCCCTTCATAAAGCATCCttctactgaaaaagctgttaacacaaataatacccaagactggtgtggtttctcgatctgattacgtctattttgtcactgtctgctagataaaacaaaataggcctttctaatattgcagcaattttgtaacacacaccaaataaatgaaactattttggcacaaatggccatttttaaaacaagacagaatataattcatgaagtaccaatatcaaatgcctattaggaggcctactacaagcaaaaagctttatgttaggaaatagtttcacatttcattcatacgcatcaGTTTCTCAAgtacgagatcgaaaagtagtattacgaaatttttatataaatttggaatagtcttattcttccataatttgtgggatgtccccatttcttctccttccttgttctaacaaataaTCTTGTCATcagcaattctgtagctattcctgccattgtcaaaatttgtttgaCGATTAccctcactaaccctgccagaatcataaGTTTAGTTATCTTGCGATTATTTCCGGTTAGGcgctattacgtgttcgtacaacacatATTCTGTGTTATTTCCAAAATAGAATTTAAGCGGCTGCTAGCTAGGGACTGTACATTTGATCCTTACTAGTAtagtgatctggccaaaaattttctatcaaaatttcattttcttggatgcaccgagaagataatatgtaatctttctcacctgttattcctgtcagtcatttatttccattctggtagtctgaatctatagatttcgctagtaattataactacgctgatcattcacaaacccaatcaaccacataatcagacagagattggcattcatccgttcggctttactccactcagctcatatagccccgtccccttttgtctgcagaaagtttatttccagatgcgacgaggattctcctgacagagacatcacgcattcaaaaatcaacttatgattcattcagaaatcatcttaaaatatgctcaaaaatgttaaaaaaccaacagggaagcatttcaaaataatatgaataattgaCAGACAaatgtgcactggatgctaggggctttgtgaaacaagttcttttcctcaagaatatgaatttggcacccccttttcccagtagcatctagctgcttgctgcaactgcttgcacagccaacagccacattcctgcagCCAGAAGCAGGAGGATCTCCAACTCAattgcgactcaactgcgcatgcgcatgagcccgctcgtaactaaAACAAATCTATTGTAAACAGCCGTGACTtcatgctcattggaggcaatttgttgttatgaagcattgcatggtgttcctaaagcctttgacaaattttgctgctggcagacgcttgcatgaacactgtgtgtcgtcgtcgtatatggcgcatttcctttgcaatttaagttattttcgtttttttctctcatttatgttttattgctgaagtattactctgcagtagcaggatacagtaacatcctttgttagagtatcggttcctaccagtcaaaattacgaaaatttaactgaaaactaaaacaatgaaaaattccgggtttttcccggttttctcccggatgaaaaaattcccggcttTTCCCcaatctcccagttgtcccgggatGTATACACCCTGTTTATGGAGTTCATTCTGTGTTTAACTGCAAACAGGATTGCCAACACACTTCCACTCAGTACTGTCCTGCTGCAAAAGCTGCTGGGGTAGTGTAGCTAAGATCAAAGAACTTTTTCTACAGAAGTGTGCAATAAGAACATTGCATGAAGTCTACAAACTTGCTAAGTCACAACCACAACACTAAGAgtaagaagaagggaaaaaaataattaattaaagttTGGAATGGAATATTGTATTCTGAAGGAACGGTTTTTTACTGACTGAAGGTACGAATAAGGCAGGAAATTGAAAATCCCAGCTAAGCAAACACAAAGTAAAGGCCATCTGATTAGTCACTTCTCTTGCAATTAATGAGAATATTTGGATTAAAAGATTTAATTTTTCACAATTATAATGCGTGTATTAAACAGGTCTTTGCTTTGTAAGTCAACAGAAAACTGACATGGCTATCTAAAGCAAATGGTTTATTTTCAGTAATATATAAAAATGGCATTGAGTAGTGTGAGAGAACCAGAGCATTCTTTTCTAAAGTAGCTGGTTTTCTCATTGCGaaattttgaatggataacaacagaattATATGTACAAGACATATGAGTAAACAGCTGGCATGTAAATGTATAAGAAAGAGAAAATGTTACTACAACGAAATGAATGATTAATTCAGCTTTAAAGCTAAATCTTACATATGATAacaacaaaaactaaaaactaatataaacaacaaaaaataatatttactttaaaaGTGTGTGGGAACAGGTAAATAAATATTATGTAAGGAAAAAGCACATAAAACTCTGTACATAAATCCAAAATGTACTGTCGAGACCTCCCAACAAGTTCAAAATTGCTCCTGCCAAAGCAACCTATTTGAAAACTTTATCCCAGTCCACCACTCTTCGTTAAATAGCTATTTATTCCATTTACTTTTTCCATATTTCACTTTGATGTTTTCACTTAATCTTAAACACTCATCACAATGCTAATTTTCGTTTCACTTTGCCACATGGTGTCCCTTTAAACATGTGCCTGTTGGCGACAGTTCTGTATAGCTCTTAAGTGATGTAATCCTCTCTTCCTTTTTTTCCTTGCCCGAGTTGCTTCCATTTTGCTTTCCATTGATTTTCTCATTTCCTCTAGCTTTTCGCCATGACTTGCACCTGTCATATGACTTAATACGGTTGTATTTCCACAGAAACATTTGCAAACACTACAAAAAAAACCATTGTCTGTCAAACTAAACTGAGTTCTAGGAATAATATTGTTTAGAATACCTGGTATATTCAACAGCCGTTTACTTGAGGACTTATTTGCCAGTTCTATGTTTTGTAACACAGTTATCCGATTTAGGTGACTTAATTTAGAAATGTGTGTCTTTACACCGAGTATGTATCTCTCTATCTTTTCATTACAAAGGGAGCAAACTACTTTCCCTGAATGAATCCTGAAGAATTTTTTGTTAATGTGAAATGGTGCATGAAAATATGTCCATATATCATCTAATCTGACTGCATGTTTTGTTGATATTATCTGGTGTGTGTTCTCTACAATAGTAGTAGTGTCAGCAAGTGAGCAGGAAACATCACAATACACAGAAACAGATTCTATGCTTTCACAACTGTTATTTGGAACAGTATTCAAAGGTGAGCAGGAAACAGCAGAATACACAGGAATAGATGCTGTACTTTCACAGTTGTTACTTGGAACAAAATCAGTATGTGAGGAGGCAACTGCAGAACACACTGAAACAGAAGCAGTACCGGTACTTTCTAAGCTGCTTTGTGAAATTCCAGACCCTTTAGCAGAACTGTTCTTTGCAGTTAGTAGTTTCTTTTTATGCTTCTTTCCTTTCAAATGATCATACAGTGCGTATTTACTACAAAGTACACAGTCGCACACTGTACACTTAAATTGCCTTTTCTTGTGCCTTATGACACCATATAGATCAAGTTCTGTATCACACAGTTCCTCTGCTCTCTGAACAGGTATATCAGCTCTTTCGTCTCTCCTAGGAGAATGAGGAGCTCCTTTCTCCCCCTTGTTACAACTGCTTTCTCTCTCTTTTACTAACATAGCAGATTCCATATCAGAAGTAGTGAAAGCAACAGGAGATTTTTTATCATCAAATGGTCTCTCTGCTTGGTAAGACACAGAAGTTGTACAACTAACTTCTCCTCGTAGTCCTCTGTGAATGCCGTAATctttactaccaccaccaccactggatTCACATTCATTTTGCTTGCTAGTCTCACTGTTGACATTTTGCAACCGAACACACTCTTCATTACTTTTATTCTGAGTAATTTCGTCAGCAGGTTTAGCACATGCATTACCTCCCACAAGTCTACCTAACACACATGCATTTTTCTCATCACCAGCAATATGTAATGTCATCCCATTATTTATAGTATCACATGCTGTCTGAACTGTTGGAGTGTAACTACTACCTGCAGTGAATTCAACTAAATCTACAACTTCATCTGAGTCACGTACTTCTGATTTTATATTTTTGGCACAGTGCACATCTGACTTCTGTACGTTTGTGTGTTTTGTTCCTTCAGTATCCACTGATACAAAATTCCCTGAGTGCTTACTGATTCCAGTCTCTGAAAATAACGTAACTGAAAACTCAGTATTACTGGAAACCGGTATTTCCGTCTTTATACTTTTGGCCCCGCTTCTGCTTACCTCAGAGCCTCTTCTCTTCCTAGTTCCCTCAGACAGAACAGGCTCCCCTTTTTGTTCATATGATGACAGAGTTAAATAGTCAACTCTCAGTCGTACGAGTTCTTCATTTAACTTGTTCAACAATATATTAACATGCACTAGTCTATGATATATTTTAGGTGTTGTATCATTTTTCTCAAGGTAAGGCAGTAAAGCTTCATAGTTCCTCATGCAGCATGTGAAAGTATCATTCATCAAGTTGGCCAATTCACCAACTGATGTATTTAAATCTCCTGTTGTTTCCTCGTAACTCATTGTGTCGAACTGCAGAAGTTACTGGTCCTGAACACTACTGAGCCAAATCCTGAAATAAGAGAGAGACTTTTCAGACACGGTTCACTGGTACATAATTCAATACTAGTTCACTTGCAGCACTACGCTATATTTAATTTAACTAAGGTACTGTGATATGAAATCAGAAGGAATGTGTATATAAAAACTGATGTCTCTGaacatgaaaaataaattacagattaatATTATGTTGATGATGGATTTGGGCTGTTGAAAGCCAAAGTCATCAGCTCTCTTACTGCATACCACATGGTTTGAACTCTGTCAGTTCTCTTATGCACAGTTGCAGTGATCGTTCCTTAGGAAAACACATTAGCAGTTTTCTTCAGACTGTCTGCCTACTGTTGACATAAATACGTGGTTCAATACTGATGAGAACCAGTTTAATAGGAATTGTGTTATGTATTAAAACCAACAACCATTTGGAAACTTATTAAGCTATGATACTTGTAATATGACAGAATTTTCATGCACAGTACTGCCTTTGCTGGCTGAGTGAAgtacagatattttttttaaaatgcaaTTAACAAGTTTTTCTCATTACTATGATGTGAGATAATTACAAAGTGTGTATTTCTTACGTTACATGTATGAATGGGGGTTGGAGCAATAAGGTCAAGTATACTTCACCATCACTGTGGCAGAGTGAAAGTGACATCATTAGGTGACAGTTAGGATTCAGACAATGACAACTAAAAGATACCACCATTTTGCTCACAGTCACTGCACCAATTATCACTTtaattgtatataaaaaaaaagacaaaacctTTTTTGTATTTACCTTTGTAAATGTTCAGTTAGTATGTTGCACCTCAAAGAAAGGCTGTCTGTTAGACAGACTATATGACACTGTTTGCAAGACGCTTTTGTAATTGTGATATTTTATTACTTACTGGAGAGgcaataaatatttcattaaaactAAACTATGCTGTCTGAAAAGTTTATTAGAAAAATCATTATCCTATCTTATTGGAAGATCTAGTGATGGTTTCATCAAGTGAACTGTTTCACATAATTTTAAGAATGCTCAGTGACCACATGAACAAATTTGACTTACACAAGAgtttttgaaatattaaaaatttgctTAATGCAAAGACTTTTCTAGTATTACGAGTTAcgaatgcaaacattacagaataAATGTACCGGATATCTAAAGGAAGAAAATTTTTTCTCCAGCTGATGCTATCGCAACAACGGAGTAAAGGGAAAAATTCTATATGCAAGTACTATAGCAATGAAAAGCAAATATGATTCTGAAGTGGTTATCTGGATATTAAGTACAGAATACTCTCGAAAGAACTTTCATACAAAGTGCAATAATACTGAATACAACTACATAATTAAAGatttaaacagaaaaaatattaatggTCAGGAAGCATCAGTCCCACAGACATATAAATTAAGGGCACAATGAAAATATTCATCTTGTCATTTCCATAATGGGTCTTAAGTAGTGGAGAATTTAGTGCATGGAGGTATAATATGGGGCACTGCCATGACGTCACAACCTTGAAGCCGACATCTGTCATGTTAGCTGCCTGAAACATTAGCTTCTAGTGGAAGTGTTTTGAT
It encodes:
- the LOC124552104 gene encoding uncharacterized protein LOC124552104 — translated: MSYEETTGDLNTSVGELANLMNDTFTCCMRNYEALLPYLEKNDTTPKIYHRLVHVNILLNKLNEELVRLRVDYLTLSSYEQKGEPVLSEGTRKRRGSEVSRSGAKSIKTEIPVSSNTEFSVTLFSETGISKHSGNFVSVDTEGTKHTNVQKSDVHCAKNIKSEVRDSDEVVDLVEFTAGSSYTPTVQTACDTINNGMTLHIAGDEKNACVLGRLVGGNACAKPADEITQNKSNEECVRLQNVNSETSKQNECESSGGGGSKDYGIHRGLRGEVSCTTSVSYQAERPFDDKKSPVAFTTSDMESAMLVKERESSCNKGEKGAPHSPRRDERADIPVQRAEELCDTELDLYGVIRHKKRQFKCTVCDCVLCSKYALYDHLKGKKHKKKLLTAKNSSAKGSGISQSSLESTGTASVSVCSAVASSHTDFVPSNNCESTASIPVYSAVSCSPLNTVPNNSCESIESVSVYCDVSCSLADTTTIVENTHQIISTKHAVRLDDIWTYFHAPFHINKKFFRIHSGKVVCSLCNEKIERYILGVKTHISKLSHLNRITVLQNIELANKSSSKRLLNIPGILNNIIPRTQFSLTDNGFFCSVCKCFCGNTTVLSHMTGASHGEKLEEMRKSMESKMEATRARKKRKRGLHHLRAIQNCRQQAHV